In the Pseudanabaena sp. PCC 7367 genome, one interval contains:
- a CDS encoding T3SS (YopN, CesT) and YbjN peptide-binding chaperone 1, giving the protein MVAIVTKPEIEFTSKAQSVAYKKVFDYLSGSKLFQNSVRADHVQPKFDLLHDGTMVEVEVLPWEKNPWDHNNLAVVRAQSYITIGSAMQAELMQFLLSENSKMRFGAFHLDDANQVVFAESILGGENMDMMELQTCILSVVTIARNYDDLLVGKFGGQSAIADKVTQSA; this is encoded by the coding sequence ATGGTCGCAATCGTAACGAAGCCAGAAATCGAGTTTACCTCAAAAGCCCAAAGCGTTGCCTATAAAAAAGTTTTTGATTATTTGAGCGGCTCTAAATTGTTCCAAAACTCGGTGCGAGCTGACCATGTTCAACCAAAGTTTGATCTGCTCCACGATGGCACAATGGTTGAAGTAGAGGTTTTGCCGTGGGAAAAGAATCCCTGGGATCATAATAACTTGGCCGTAGTCAGAGCCCAGAGCTACATCACGATCGGTAGTGCGATGCAAGCTGAGCTGATGCAATTTTTGCTATCGGAGAACAGCAAGATGCGGTTTGGTGCTTTCCATCTCGATGATGCTAATCAGGTGGTTTTTGCGGAGAGTATTTTGGGTGGCGAGAATATGGACATGATGGAACTACAAACTTGTATTCTGTCGGTCGTGACGATCGCCCGCAATTATGATGATCTGTTGGTTGGTAAGTTTGGTGGCCAAAGCGCGATCGCTGACAAGGTGACACAATCGGCTTAA
- a CDS encoding aldo/keto reductase, translating to MRYRRFGKTEMLMSVFSFGAMRFLESEENAIATIKAAIDYGINHLETAKGYGKSEEYIGAAFKAGLHKLRDRLLITTKITPTWDAQTMRDLIQRSLQRLNISYIDNFDIHGINTWEHIEMVQKPDGCMQAVREAIDQGIIRHVGFSTHGPLAVILAAIETDLFESINLHYYYFNQHNEPAVQLADQKDMGVFIISPSDKGGMLYTPPEKLKQLCAPYTPIEFNDRFLLADPRVHTLSLGAANPDQFTSHALAWDNDQPMDAQELEILQRMNQNYLSLGSDRCAQCFECLPCPEVINIPEVLRLRNMAVAFGMEEFGKYRYKMFENAGHWFPGTKANKCTECGDCLPRCPEKLDIPKLLFDTHDRLYTKEGKRLWG from the coding sequence ATGCGCTATCGTCGGTTTGGCAAGACAGAAATGTTGATGTCGGTCTTTTCCTTTGGGGCAATGCGATTTCTGGAATCCGAGGAGAATGCGATCGCCACAATTAAGGCGGCGATCGACTATGGCATCAATCATTTGGAAACAGCCAAGGGCTACGGCAAAAGCGAAGAATATATCGGCGCGGCCTTCAAGGCGGGTTTACACAAATTGCGCGATCGGCTCTTGATTACCACCAAGATTACCCCCACCTGGGATGCCCAGACCATGCGCGATCTGATTCAGCGATCGCTCCAGCGCTTGAACATTAGCTACATCGACAATTTTGATATTCATGGCATCAATACCTGGGAACACATCGAAATGGTGCAAAAGCCAGATGGATGTATGCAGGCAGTGCGCGAAGCAATAGATCAGGGAATTATTCGCCATGTTGGTTTTTCGACCCACGGCCCATTGGCAGTAATCCTGGCGGCGATCGAAACTGACCTATTTGAATCGATCAACCTGCATTATTACTATTTCAATCAACACAACGAACCCGCTGTGCAGCTTGCCGATCAAAAAGACATGGGTGTATTTATTATTTCCCCATCTGATAAGGGTGGGATGCTCTATACACCACCGGAGAAGCTAAAGCAGCTTTGCGCCCCCTATACACCGATCGAATTTAACGATCGCTTTTTGCTTGCCGACCCACGCGTACATACCCTCAGCCTGGGCGCGGCCAATCCCGATCAATTTACCAGTCATGCTCTGGCCTGGGACAATGATCAACCAATGGATGCCCAGGAGCTAGAAATCTTGCAGCGGATGAACCAGAATTATCTCAGTCTGGGGAGCGATCGCTGTGCCCAATGCTTTGAATGTTTGCCCTGTCCAGAGGTGATTAATATCCCAGAAGTGCTGCGGTTGCGGAATATGGCAGTAGCTTTTGGGATGGAGGAATTTGGCAAGTATCGCTATAAGATGTTTGAAAATGCTGGCCATTGGTTTCCTGGCACCAAGGCGAATAAATGCACTGAATGTGGCGATTGTTTGCCCCGTTGCCCAGAGAAACTAGACATTCCCAAGCTGTTGTTTGATACCCACGATCGCCTCTATACCAAGGAAGGCAAGCGATTGTGGGGGTGA
- a CDS encoding pyridoxamine 5'-phosphate oxidase family protein translates to MAKFYDRLTTELHKFIAKQQMFFVATAPNEGRINLSPKGMDTCLCLDDQTLAYLDLTGSGNETAAHILENGRITIMFCSFATKPLILRLYGQGEVIKPRDRKWPELIDQFPALPGVRQIICLHIESLQTSCGFAVPVYEFQEHRQKLVEWAEKKGDRGIENYWRKNNLQSIDGLPSNLLED, encoded by the coding sequence ATGGCTAAATTCTACGATCGGCTCACGACCGAGCTGCATAAATTCATTGCTAAGCAACAGATGTTTTTTGTGGCCACGGCTCCTAATGAAGGCAGAATTAATTTATCACCAAAGGGGATGGATACTTGTCTGTGCCTTGATGATCAAACCCTGGCCTATTTAGACCTGACCGGCAGTGGCAATGAAACGGCTGCACATATCCTGGAAAATGGCCGGATCACAATTATGTTTTGTAGTTTTGCCACAAAACCTTTGATTTTGCGTTTGTATGGTCAGGGCGAAGTAATCAAACCACGCGATCGCAAATGGCCAGAACTAATTGATCAATTCCCAGCATTGCCAGGTGTCAGGCAAATTATTTGTTTACACATAGAATCTTTGCAAACTTCCTGTGGTTTTGCTGTACCGGTGTATGAGTTTCAGGAACATCGCCAAAAGCTGGTGGAATGGGCAGAAAAGAAGGGCGATCGCGGCATCGAAAATTACTGGCGCAAAAACAACCTGCAAAGTATTGACGGACTGCCAAGTAACTTGCTTGAAGATTAA
- the ylqF gene encoding ribosome biogenesis GTPase YlqF: MPPLIQWYPGHIAKAEKALKEQLKRVDVVIEVRDARIPLASCHPKMNEWIEGRSHLLVLNRVDAIPANIKIAWQDWFVSQKQTPFFTNAQAGKGVKGLLKAAATAGSHVNDRRKKRGMLPRPVRAVVIGFPNVGKSALINRLLKKRAVASANRPGVTRQLRWIRISDQIELLDTPGILPPLLDDQDAALKLAICDDIGTASYEYQLVAAAAVEILVTQNAPLEDRYGLAYANDEQSSGMGYLKAVAQTDRYQGDLERVARQVLHDFRKGRLGEIAIETPPNQK; encoded by the coding sequence ATGCCCCCACTAATTCAATGGTATCCAGGACACATCGCCAAGGCGGAAAAGGCGCTCAAGGAGCAGCTTAAGCGGGTTGATGTGGTGATCGAAGTGAGGGATGCGCGTATTCCCTTAGCCAGTTGCCATCCCAAAATGAACGAATGGATTGAAGGGCGATCGCATTTATTGGTCTTAAATCGGGTCGATGCAATCCCAGCTAACATTAAGATTGCTTGGCAGGATTGGTTTGTTAGCCAAAAGCAAACCCCTTTCTTTACTAATGCCCAGGCAGGTAAAGGGGTAAAAGGACTGCTCAAGGCTGCTGCAACGGCTGGCTCCCATGTGAACGATCGCCGCAAAAAGCGAGGAATGTTGCCGCGCCCCGTGCGAGCGGTGGTAATTGGCTTTCCCAATGTGGGTAAATCGGCGCTGATTAATCGATTGCTCAAAAAACGAGCCGTAGCAAGTGCTAATCGCCCTGGCGTTACCCGCCAACTGCGCTGGATTCGTATTTCTGACCAGATTGAATTACTCGATACGCCGGGAATTCTGCCACCATTGCTAGATGATCAAGATGCTGCCTTGAAATTAGCGATCTGCGATGACATTGGCACTGCCTCCTATGAATATCAACTGGTGGCGGCGGCGGCGGTGGAAATATTGGTAACTCAAAATGCGCCCCTAGAGGATCGCTATGGGCTGGCCTATGCAAATGATGAGCAAAGTTCAGGCATGGGCTATCTGAAAGCAGTCGCCCAAACCGATCGCTATCAGGGTGACCTTGAGCGGGTGGCGCGCCAAGTTTTGCACGATTTTCGCAAGGGACGATTGGGGGAGATTGCGATCGAAACTCCGCCTAACCAGAAATAA
- a CDS encoding NUDIX hydrolase, which produces MNGHFLNILSFLPLPNNLDTMAKAEEKATKDHLADRQQIEASPTLRKVVGAIAILYDQNDQDDQNKYLMQLRDDIPQIIYPGQWAFFGGHVEPGEPPEIAVRRELAEEISYVPPELELFRTYKFTFSDRHTTRHVFHGALRGDYLTQLHLNEGWGMDFLTPADIRRGDRYADCAGMARPIAASHRQIMLDFLDFVDTNQIDPTEP; this is translated from the coding sequence TTGAATGGTCATTTCCTAAACATCCTGTCGTTTCTACCGCTGCCAAATAATCTTGATACTATGGCCAAAGCTGAGGAAAAAGCAACAAAAGATCACTTAGCCGATCGCCAGCAAATTGAGGCATCGCCAACCTTACGCAAAGTAGTAGGCGCGATCGCCATCCTTTACGATCAGAATGATCAAGATGATCAGAATAAATATTTGATGCAACTGCGGGATGATATACCCCAGATTATCTACCCTGGGCAATGGGCTTTTTTTGGTGGCCATGTGGAACCAGGCGAACCCCCAGAAATTGCGGTCAGGCGCGAGTTGGCAGAAGAGATCAGCTATGTGCCGCCAGAGCTGGAATTATTTCGCACTTATAAATTCACCTTCAGCGATCGCCATACGACCCGCCATGTTTTTCATGGTGCTTTGAGGGGTGATTACTTAACTCAATTGCACTTGAATGAGGGCTGGGGGATGGATTTTCTGACTCCGGCAGATATCCGGCGGGGCGATCGCTATGCTGATTGTGCGGGGATGGCCAGGCCGATCGCAGCTTCCCATCGCCAGATTATGCTGGATTTTTTAGATTTTGTTGATACCAATCAAATTGATCCTACTGAGCCTTAA